One Canis lupus familiaris isolate Mischka breed German Shepherd unplaced genomic scaffold, alternate assembly UU_Cfam_GSD_1.0 chrUn_S374H534, whole genome shotgun sequence DNA window includes the following coding sequences:
- the LOC119879188 gene encoding olfactory receptor 4N2 gives MENNNSTVVKEFILLGLTQSRNIQLLVFVLVLIFYFIILPGNFLIILTIRTDPGLTAPLYFFLGNLAFLDASYSFIVAPRMLVDFLSEKKVISYRGCITQLFFLHFLGGGEGLLLVVMAFDRYIAICRPLHYSTVMNPRACYALLLALWLGGFVHSIIQVALILRLPFCGPNRLDNFFCDVPQVIKLACTDTFVVELLMVFNSGLMTLLCFLGLLASYAVILCRVHGSSSEGKNKAVSTCTTHIIVIFLMFGPGIFIYTRPFRAFPADKVVSLFHTVIFPLLNPVIYTLRNQEVKASMKRLFNQHRA, from the coding sequence ATGGAAAATAACAACAGTACGGTGGTGAAAGAATTCATCCTTCTTGGTCTAACCCAGTCTCGAAATATTCAGCTCTTGGTCTTTGTGCTAGTTTTAATCTTCTATTTCATCATCCTCCCTGGAAACTTCCTCATCATCCTCACCATCAGAACAGATCCTGGCCTCACAGCCCCCCTCTACTTCTTTCTGGGCAACTTGGCTTTCCTGGATGCATCCTACTCCTTCATTGTGGCTCCCAGGATGCTGGTGGACTTCCTTTCTGAGAAGAAGGTAATCTCCTACAGGGGTTGCATCACTCAGCTCTTTTTCTTGCACTTCCTTGGAGGAGGGGAAGGATTACTCCTTGTTGTGATGGCCTTTGACCGCTACATTGCCATCTGTCGGCCTTTACACTATTCAACTGTCATGAACCCTAGAGCCTGCTATGCCTTGCTATTGGCTCTGTGGCTTGGAGGCTTTGTCCACTCCATTATCCAGGTGGCCCTCATCCTCCGCTTGCCCTTCTGTGGCCCAAACCGACTGGATAACTTCTTCTGTGATGTGCCGCAGGTCATCAAGCTGGCCTGCACGGACACCTTTGTGGTGGAGCTTCTGATGGTCTTCAATAGTGGTCTGATGACCCTCTTGTGCTTCCTGGGCCTTCTGGCCTCATATGCAGTGATCCTCTGCCGTGTACATGGGTCCTCCTCTGAGGGGAAGAACAAGGCAGTATCCACATGCACCACCCATATCATTGTTATATTTCTTATGTTTGGGCCCGGCATCTTCATCTACACTCGCCCCTTCAGAGCCTTCCCAGCTGACAAAGTGGTTTCTCTTTTTCACACAGTGATCTTTCCTTTGTTGAATCCTGTGATTTATACCCTTCGTAACCAGGAAGTAAAAGCTTCTATGAAGAGGCTATTTAATCAGCATAGAGCCTaa